The segment TCTCCTAATAAACTTCCTTATAAAACCCATATGGGTGCGTATATTAATGTAAAAGGTCGTAAGTCTGATTATTGTGGCTATTACGTACACCTTCAGCCCGGTAAATCGTTCTTGGGAGGAGGTAGTATTGGTCTGCCTACCAAAAGACTAACTCGAATAAGAGAACAGATCATGGAACGTATAGATGAATACATAGATATCGTAGAAGACCCTAAGTTTAAGAAGTACTTTCCTATTATTGGTATGGATTTCTTGAAGACCGCCCCAAAAGGATTCTCAAAAGATTACAAGTATATTGATTATCTGCGTTGTAAGGAGTATATTTGTTCATACGATGTTACCGATGATTTCTTTTTAAACCCTTCTTGTTTAGATGAAATAGGAGAGGTCTTTCAGCAAAATAAGCGTTTTGCAGACTTTATTAACTCGGCATTAGGATATTAAAACTCTAGATAAATGAAAAAACAAACCCTTCCAATTATACAGAATGACCCATGGTTAAAACCATACGAGAGTGCAATTGTGGGTAGGCACGAAGCAGTGCTATCCAAGGAAAAAGACTTAACAAATGATGGAGCATTTTCATTAAGTGATTTTGCTACAGGCTATCTCTATTTTGGGCTGCATCAAACTAAAGAGGGGTGGGTAATAAGAGAGTGGGCTCCCAATGCTACCTCTCTCTTTTTAATAGGAACCTTTTCGTTTTGGACAGAACAATCGGAATATCAGTTTCAGAGAAAAGAAAATGGAGTATGGGAGTTGAATATTCCTCAGGGAGTATTGGTGCATGGAGAAATCTATAAATTAAAAGTTTATTGGAATGGGGGGAGTGGAGAGCGTATTCCCGCTTGGGCAACAAGAGTAGTGCAAGATCCTTCAACCAATATATTTTCGGCTCAGGTATGGAGTCCTGAACAGCCCTATAAATTCAAACATAAAAATTTTGTACCCCAACGAGATCCATTGTTAATCTATGAGTGCCACATTGGTATGGCACAAGAAGAAGAAAAAGTGGGTACGTATAAAGAATTTCAAGAAAACGTTCTACCTCGAATCGTTGATGCTGGCTACAATTGTATTCAGATTATGGCTATTCAAGAACATCCTTATTATGGTAGTTTTGGATATCATGTATCTAGCTTCTTTGCTGCATCATCTCGCTTTGGTACTCCCGAAGAGTTGAAAGAACTGATAGATACGGCTCACGGAATGGGTGTTTCGGTTATCATGGATTTGGTTCATTCTCATGCTGCTAAAAATGAAGTAGAAGGATTGGGGAATTTTGCAGGAGATCCTAATCAGTATTTTTATGCTGGTGAAAGACGAGAACACAAACAATGGGATTCATTGTGTTTTGACTATGGCAAGAATGAAGTGCTTCATTTCTTACTATCCAATTGTAAATATTGGTTGGAAGAGTATAACTTTGACGGATTCCGATTTGATGGCGTAACCTCTATGTTGTACTATAGCCACGGAATGGGTGAATCATTCACAAATTATAGCGATTATTATAATGGATACCAAGATGATAATGCCATCGTGTACTTAACCTTAGCCAATGAATTAATACATGATGTAAAAAAGAAGGCCTTTACTGTTGCTGAAGAAGTCTCGGGTATGCCTGGACTAGCTCTTCCCTTCAAGAGTGGAGGGTATGGTTTTGATTATCGTATGGCAATGAACATTCCTGATTATTGGATTAAGTTGATAAAAGATCATATTGATGAAGATTGGAAGCCTTCTTCCATGTTCTGGGAAGTTACAAATCGAAGAAAAGACGAGAAAACAATCTCTTATGCCGAAAGTCATGATCAGGCTTTGGTAGGAGACAAAACGATTATATTTAGATTAATAGATTCTGATATGTATTGGCATATGCAGAAGGGAGATGAAAACTATCGTGTGAATAGAGGATTGGCTCTTCATAAGATGATTCGCTTACTTACTGCATCCACTATGAATGGAGGGTATTTAAACTTTATGGGGAATGAGTTTGGACACCCAGAGTGGATTGATTTTCCTCGAGAAGGGAATGGATGGTCTCATAAATATGCCCGTCGTCAATGGAGTTTGGTAGATAATAAGAACTTAAATTTTCACCATTTAGCTGATTTTGGAAAAGCAATGCTTGCTCTATTTGCTGAGCGACCAAAGTTTCAAGATTTAGAGACAGAAGAAATATGGCATAATGATGGTGATCAGATTTTAGCTTATCAAAGAGGTGATTTGCTTTTTGTCTTTAACTTCAATCCAGTACAATCTTTTACAGATTATGGTTTCTTGGTAGAACCTGGTAAATATAAGGTGGTACTAAATACGGATAGTAAAAGCCTAGGAGGGTTTGGCTTTTCAGATGACAATATAGATCACTTCACTCATGGCGATCCTCTTTACAAAAAAGAAAATAAAGAGTGGTTAAAGTTGTATATACCTGCTCGCTCGGCTGTAGTATTAAAGAGAAGTAAGTAATCTTATTGTTTTAATCTTAAATACGAATGACATAAAGTTTAAGTTTTTATTGGTAAGCTGCTTTTTATTAGTAGCTACGATGCTTTTTGCCCAGACAGGATATCAAAAATCAACCATACCTAGTTTGCCCAATGAAAAATGGTGGGGTGGATTAGTTGCTTTAGGTTCACAGATGCCCTTTGCCTCCGATACAGAGAAGTACGACTTAGCTACGCAAAATTTCAATAATCAAGTAGTGCCTTTGTTTGTTTCTTCGCAAGGTCGATATATTTGGAGTAACCATCCTTTTACTTTCCAATTCAAAAGTGATACTCTATTAATAGAGTCTTCTTATGAAAAAATAGAACCAATTGAGGCAGGCACAACTCTTAAAGAGGCTTATCTGAAAGCTAGTCAAAAGCATTTTCCTGCGTCAGAAGTACTTCCAGATGCCCTTTTCTTTTCTAAGCCACAATACAATACTTGGATTGAACTCATGTACAATCAAAATCAGAAAGATGTATTAGAATATGCCAATCAGATAATTGCAAATAAGTTTCCTACAGGAATATTAATGATAGATGATAATTGGCAGAAATATTATGGCAACTTCGATTTTAAACCCGAGAAATTTCCTACCCCAAAGAAGATGATTGAAGAGTTGCATGCTAAGGACTTCAAAGTAATGCTTTGGGTTTGTCCTTTTGTATCTCCAGACAGTCCAGAATTTAGAGAGCTATCAGCTAAGGACCTCTTGATAAAAGAGAAGGGCAGCGGTAACCCTGCACTTATTCATTGGTGGAATGGCTTCAGTGCTTGTTATGATATGACAAATTCAGAGGCGGTGAAACATATCAAGAGTCAGCTAGATAAACTTTGTGCAGAATATGGTATCGATGGTTTCAAGTTTGATGCTGGAGATGTTGCCTATATGACAGGTGATTATGAGTTTTATGACCCTAAAGCAACCCCAACTATCTTTTCACAAAAATGGGCAGAGTTAGGATTGCAATACTCTTTTAATGAGCTGAGAACTTCATGGCAATTGGGTGGCCAAGCTTTGGTTCAACGTTTAGGGGACAAGGATTATTCGTGGCAAGCTTCTAGCTTACTTATCCCCGATATGATTACAGCAGGATTGTTAGGATATCCCTATACTTGTCCAGATATGATAGGTGGAGGTCAGTTTGGTTCTTTTCTTAATATAGACTCAGATAGTTTTGACCAAGAGTTGATTGTTCGCTCGTGTCAACTTCATGCTTTGATGCCGATGATGCAGTTTTCTGTAGCACCCTGGAGGATATTAGATGCTGATCATTTAGCTATTTGTGCTGAGTTTGCTCATCTTCATGAGCAGTTTGGTGTGTATATCTTAGAAACCGCCAAACAATCTGCTCAGACCGGAGAACCTATTTTGCGTAATATGGAATATACCTATCCTCATGAAGGTTTCATTGACTGTAAAGATCAGTTTATGCTAGGTGATAAATATTTGGTTGCACCGATGATTCATAAAGGCGATGAGCGAAGCGTAAAGCTTCCTAAAGGAGTCTGGAAAGATGATTTAGGGAAAGTGTTTAAAGGCCCCAAAATGATTAAAACAAGAGTCCCTATTAATCGCTTACCTTATTATACTAAGTTGAAGTGAAAATAAATAAAGGCCAAAGATGATCAGAATCTTTGGCCTTTCTATTTTATAGGAATAGAATATTATGGGGTTCTTTATAAATGAGTAGAAATTCCCTCTTCAATCCATTGTAACTTTTCTCTGCGAGTTTTTTTGCGGATGGCATAGTTGTTCTTCCAGTTCTCTGCTGTAACATAGCCTCTTTTATGCTCTAGGTGGACGCATATAGCTGAATAGCGAATCTGTTTGCTCTTAATACCAAGATTGAACAGACGTTCTCCCAACTCTCTATCTAATCCTCCATATTTCATTTTCTCATTGAATCCATTGATTTTTACAATATCTTCCTTCCATCCCGAAGAGTTGTGTCCATTCCAACTTGCATTGGCAGGAGTAATAGAATTAAGGAAGTTTTTGAGTTTAGGGTATTTAAGACTTAACTTTAAATCCTTGAAGAAGCGTCTAGGCTGTCCTAAAGATCTCATATAATCAATATCAAAACATCTTTGCGTTGAGATATCTTCTAATTGTATCTTGTGGGCCACATCCAATGTAGTGCGATACATACCACCAGATAAGAAGTATCCTTTTTCTGCGTATTTAGCATGCACCTCTAAAAAGTCTGCTCTAGGAATACAATCTCCATCTGTTAATAAGAGGTAGTTACCTTTACTTGCAATGATTGCCTTATTCAGAATTGTGCATTTCCTAAAACCCTCATCGGTATGCCAAATGTGTTGGATGGGGTATGATACAATCTTTTTATATCGCTCTATAAGTTTGATAGTTTCATCGCTTGAGCCATCATCTGCGATAACTACTTCAAAATCCTTGAAATTCTGGTGGTTATAGCCTACGAGAACCCTCTCAAGCCACGCAGGTTGATTATAGGTTGTAATTATAACCGAAATAAAAAATGGAGGTTGAACCATCTGTGTGTTGAATAATATGTCTATATATCAGGATTAAATAATTAATATCTTGGCATTATTTTGAATAAGAACAATGCAAATAAACTAATTAAGATTGCAAAGGTAACTAAAGCAATCAAAAAGAAAAAGCCAATCTTCACAAAACGTTTTGCACGGTGTGCATAAAAGTGGCTTGCTTCTTTATTTCCATATAAGAATAGCGGAGTTACTTTGGCAGCATAAAAGAGGGCTGCCAAGCCTAAAGGTGGTAGTATGAGGCTTAATAGTATCGCTTCCTGAAGCCATGTTTTTGGATATTTCTTTATTTGTTCCATATCTCTTTACTCCTTTATCCTAGAATAATTTAAAAAGGCTAGAAATCAATATTGGACGGAATATTAACCCTAGTATAATTCCTATAATAACAAATCTTTGCGCTTTTTTAGAATAATATTCTGCTTGAGACAAATCTCCCTTTAGGTAGTTATCATCTACTTTGGATGCATAATAGGTTGCAATAGCTCCAAATGGATAAGAAAAAACGAAGAAAGTAATGAGTGAGGAGAGTAGCCAAGATTTGGGTGGATTGAATCGGGTAGATCCAACTTTACCTGAAGGGTCTAATATCGATTTTAATTCAGAAACCTCAGATGCAGCTGTCCAGCTTGGTAAGCTTTTGTTCCATACCATCGTTTCTGGAGTTACTACTCCTTTGAGCTGCTCTATTGTAAAGGGCCCTTGGCGTTCATTATCATTAATTGCAATGTAATATTTCTCTTCCATACTGTATTGCAGTTTTCTTTTTTATAAAGAAACAACAAATTATTCTAAGTTTGTAATCTTTGTAAAGGAAAATCACGAAAAGCTTCTTATTTGTAAATAAGTTTTAATATTTTACTGCTATAAGGTTTCAATTGTGTGCGTATTGGTCGTTCTGGTGTAAATGTTATCACCTCTTTCTTTTGTGTCAATAATTCGATAGAATCAATTCTATTTTTAGGACTGAGCTTAAAATACTCAAAAGCATGGCTAGGTATATTGGTTTCTATATTTCGGGTTTCCGAATCGAAGTTGACAATAATAAAGAGTATTTCATTCTCATGTTTTCTGAGGAAAGCATATTGTTTGTCAGGATTGAAGTTATTAGATCTTGTATTGACATACATCAAATCAAAGAATAGTCCTTGTGTTATGGCTTGTTCTGTCTTTGCTATATTGAGTATCTTTTTATAAAACTCATAGAGGTTAATTTCTTTATCTGATAACTTTGTAAAGTTACACTTGCCTTTGTTATACCATCGTCTTATGGTATCTACCGACCAATAATCGAATATGCTAGTACGACCATCTAATCCACTAAATCCTTCTTGATTCATTCCTGACTCGCCAAACTCTTGTCCAAAGTAAATCATCATAGGGCAAGTGTTCAGGCAGGCAGATATTGTCATTGCTGGAATAGCTTTATTGGGGTCTGCTGCAAAAAAAGAAGATGCTATACGTTGTTCATCGTGATTCTCTAAGAAGTTGAGCATACGAGTTTGGAGGTCATCTAAGCTTTGCCAATTTGATGTTATTTGTGATGCTGGAGCATGCCCTTGAATTATTGATTTTAGGGTGTCATACAGTCCCACTTTGTCGTATAGATAGTCAAACTGACCTCTATACAAGTATCTTTTATATTGATTTGGGTTATAAGCTTCTGCTATAAATAGGATATGAGGGTGGTTTTCTTTTACAATGGGGATAGCCCATTCCCAAAAGTCGACAGGAACCATTTCTACCATATCACAACGAAAGGCATCAATCCCTTTTTGCGCCCAAAACAGTAAGATGTCCTTCATCTTGAACCAGGTATCGGGTATGGGGTCAAAATGCTTAGCCATCGCATTTTGATAATCTACTCCATAGTTTAGTTTTATTGTTTCATACCAGTCGATGCGAGAAGGAGAAGCTGTAAACTGATCATTTCCGGTGGCTTTAGCTGGATATTCATGATATCTATCGAAGCCTTGAGCATTCAAATCGAAATGAGGATTGAATTCAGCTTGAGGAATATAATAGAAGTTATTATAGGGAGAGAATGAACGAGATGGATCATCTCTATCGCCTAGTCCTATTGTTCCTGGAGTTTGCTGATCAGAGTGATATTGTCTGGCTACATGATTGGGGACAAAGTCTATAATCACCTTTAGTCCATTCTTATGACTCCTTTTTATTAAGTCTTCAAATTCTGCCATACGTTCATTCACCTGAGTAGCTAGTGCTGGAGCAATATCATAATAATCTTTGATTGCATAAGGAGAACCAGCTTTGCCTTTTACAATAGCAGGGTGATCGGGTAATATACCAAATTCGCTAAAATCTGTTTGTGTAGCATGCTCAATTACTCCTGTGTACCATATATAATTGGCGCCAAGAGCTTGAATTTGTTGCAAGGCTTTGTCCGTAAAGTCATTTAACTTGCCGCAACCATTCTCTTGCAAGTCTCCATTTGGCGTTGGGTTTTTAACTTGATTCCCGAATAAACGAGGAAGGACTTGATAGATAATAATTTTTTCTTTTTGCATAATTGTAACTAGTATGAAGCCTTTGTTTGTTTATTTCCAAACTTTTCCCGACTCCTCTAAGCGGCCATGTAAAACGTCTATAGCAACGTTATAGCCTTGTGTAAATATCTCTTTCGCCTTATCCAACTCTGTATTGCTATAATCATGAAGATTGTAGGGCTCAATAAGAAGGTCTGCTTTTTTTCTATCATTCATCGTGTTTGCTTGAAACATAAAGTTGTAAGAACGAAAAGCAATTGCTAATATATTCTTTTTATACTCTTTTGCAATGAGAGGGTTAACATTTATTGCGACTACCTTTTCGCACTCTTTGCGAATGGTAGATACGGGTAGATTCATAAACAGCCCTCCATCTACATAAAAAGTATCCCCAATTTTTACGGGGGAGAATAATACGGGCATACAGCATGATGCAGCTACTCGTTCTGCCAAAGGACCTTGATTAAAATGAACCATTCTACCTTTATCTAAATCTGTAGCTGTAATAATAAAAGGTAGTTGAAGATCTTCTATGTTTTTTGCTTTTAAGTTACTTTCTAAAAAATCAATAAATTCCTGAAGATCAAACAATCCCATTTTAGGAATGATAAACTTGGTTAGATCAAAAAACTTATGTCCTGAAAAAAAATCTAATACCTTATACGGTTCATTACCATCTGCATAAAAAACTCCTGCTAAAGCACCTGCACTTACTCCCGAAATAATATCTGGACGAATATCGTGCTCCAAAAGTGCTTGCATAACTCCTAGGTGAGCGAATCCTTTGATAAAGCCACCACTAAGAGCATAGCCTATATTGTATTTTTTTTCATTTGCCATTTAGTACAATTTTACTCGATTTTTTGAATGTCACGAAATTAGTAAATAATCGGATTGGTTATTTTAATTTTAGTCTATTTTAATACTCCTCCAAATTTGTAGAAAAATAAACTTGGATTAAGATACTCAATTTTTACTTAGGTTTATTGGTTTTGGTTCACAGAAGTGACTTGTCATAATATATGACCACTTTAAAGGAGTGTTATTTGAAGAAAAGATTGATTAATCTCGTCCATTAGCTGTATGAAAGGTAAAGGTTTAAAAAAGTGCTTGGAGGAATTTTAAGCAAATGGACTATTTTGACACCGACATGATGATGACATGACACCGACATGTTACTATCTTAACCCTGATAAAGCATTGTTTTGCCTTAGTCGTGAAATAGAGTAAACCAAGAGATACTTGATTGGTTTAAGAATAAAAAAAGTGCTGATCCACTTTTTATGTAAATCAGCACTTCGCTTATTGTAAATAAAAATAACTATTATTAGATACCTTTGGCAGATACAGCTTTGTCTATTTTACGAATTAGACCTTGAAGAACTGCTCCTGGTCCACATTCAATAAACTCTGTTGCACCATCGGCAATCATATTTTGTACAGATTGAGTCCAACGTACAGAAGAAGTTAGCTGAGCTACAAGGTTTTCCTTAATTTCAGCAGGGTCCGTATGAGGTTTTGCATCTACATTTTGATATACAGGACATTTTGGAGTATTGATAGTTGTTGCCTTAATAGCAGCTTCTAGTTCTACTCTTGCTGGTTCCATAAGAGGAGAGTGGAATGCTCCACCCACTTTTAGAGGAAGTGCACGTTTTGCTCCAGCTTCTTTCATCAGTTCACAAGCTTTTTCAATACCTGCCATAGAGCCCGAAATGACTACCTGTCCAGGACAGTTATAGTTTGCTGCAATACATACTTCATCTGTAATTGAAGCACAAATCTCTTCTACTTTGTCATCGGGTAGAGCAATAATAGCAGCCATAGTTCCTGGTGCGGCTTCACATGCTTTTTGCATTGCCATAGCACGAGCATATACTAGACGAAGACCATCTTCAAAAGACAGAGCTCCTGCTGCAACTAGTGCAGAGAATTCTCCTAGTGAGTGTCCAGCCGTCATATCTGGGTTAAATTCCCCATCTGCACAAAGAGCAGAAATAACGGAATGAAGAAAAACGGCAGGTTGAGTTACTTTAGTTTGACGTAACTCTTCGTCTGTTCCCGAGAACATAATATCTGTAATACGATATCCTAAAATATCGTTTGCTTTTTCAAAAAGATCTTTTGCTAAAGGAGAATTTTCGTATAGGTCTTTTCCCATACCAACAAATTGTGCTCCTTGACCTGGAAATACAAATGCTTTCATATTTGTTGAATTTTATTTCTTTTATTCGTGCAAATATAAGCCGATTTTATTAGAAAAACATTATAAATGCTCAATATAGTGCAGGTATATAATCGTATATATCTGATTATTAATTGTTTAATTATTGGCGAGTATGCCTTCTACTCTATTGAATATTCCCTCTGTATTTGCTGGCTTTATATTTAGAATATTGCATAGCAACACATATATATCTGTATTCACAAAGTCGGTATGGATGTAGTTTTCCTTAAAACTAGGTCCGTAGGCCCTAAACATAACTTGCATATCTTTGTCTGAAGGGAAGTACCCGTGTGCTCCTTTTTGATTTCGAGGCTGATTTGAAAACTGCCATCCTAGTTCAGGTGCAACTACAATATCTCCTATGCGGTGACTACTTCCATAGGCAAGCTCAGAAGGGATGTCTTCTTTTTTCCATACATGGATATGTGGAGCTTTCTTAAGAGATTGATAAACTGTCTCTCTAAACTCTGGTTTAGTGAAAATCGAGGTTGGAGTTCTACCACTTATAACTTCACACCATTCGGGCTTTAAATATTCATTCATATCTATAAAGCGATCGTTGCTGATGTCTGTCATACCATGATCTGAAGTTACAATTAAGTTTATCCGACTGCTATGAGGAAGTGTAGCAATACGATTCATTAAGTAACCCATCAATTTATCTAGCTTTCGTACCTCATCTTCAACCTCTGTACTCTTGGGTCCAAAGTGGTGTCCCTTTCCATCTGGCTCTTCCATATATAGCATAATAAGCTGTGGCCTTTCTGCTTCAGATTTAGAAAGTAGTTCGATAGCTTTGTCTATTCTTTGCTCAAAGTTGAGACGTGGTGTATTGTCCCATTTGAGATAAAAATCGGGATAAGTTCCTTTGATCTTTACGTCAGAACCCACCCAATAGATACTAGCTGTTTTTATACCTTGCTGTTGAGCTGTTACCCAGATGGGTTCTCCTAAATAAAATTTAGGATCGTAACGAGTACTCTTATCGCCCATGCTATAATTTTGATTAAATTCACTATCCCAAAAAGTGTTATTAATTAGTCCGTTTCGGTTGGGTGTCAGTCCTGTTGCTATTGTATAATGATTGGGAAAAGTTGAGGCAGGATACGAGGGAAGCATAACAGCCGAAACCCCTCTTTGGGCCATTTTGTCCAAAAACGGAGTTTGGTACAATTCTGTATAGTCCCATCGAAAACCATCGAGGGAAACAAGTACAGTATAAATACGTTCGCTAGAGGAAGAATGATCACATGCCCCTAGTATTACAAGGAAGCATAACAGCAGCCAATGATGAACTCTTTTCATATAAATTTGTCTTTTAGATTAGATAATTAGTTACAGCAAAAATAGATGATCAGTATGTATTGTCAAAATTTATTTTATATATAAGGGTAGCAGCAAACTAAAACTTGCTAGCTATTGTTCTAAATTAGCAATTGTAAATTTGAAATATGAATCATTCCCAAAAAATTAATAAAGTTGAAATACGAAATCTTCAAATGGAGGATTACGAACAACTATTTAGATCTTTTTATCGCATTTATGCAGATGGGAGCGATGTCTTTTGGACACGTGAACAAATTAGCAGCCTTATTAAAATGTTTCCCGAAGGGCAAATTGTCATTTTAGTAGATGGCAAAGCTGTGGGTTGCGCCTTAAGTATTATTGTAGATTATGGTTTAGTAAAAGGACAGCATACCTATAGTCAGGTTACAGCCGATGAAACTTTTTCTACCCACAAGCCTGATGGAAATATCTTGTATGGTATTGAAATCTTTGTTCACCCCGATTACAGAGGACTTCGTTTGGCAAGACGTATGTATGATTATCGCAAAGAACTGTGCGAAACGCTCAATCTGAAATCTATTATGTTTGGTGGTAGAATCCCCAATTACCATAAATATGCCGATGAATTACGACCCAAAGAGTATATTCAGAAGGTAAGACAAAAAGATATTTTTGACCCCGTACTTACTTTTCAAATCTCTAATGATTTTCATGTGCGTAGAATTATGACAAACTATCTTCCCAATGATGAAGAATCTTGTCACTATGCTTGTCTTTTACAATGGGATAATATTTACTATCAAGAAGCAACAGAGGAATATATCTATCCTAAATCAACAATTAGGGTGGGGGCTGTGCAATGGCAGATGAGAAACTATAGAGGATTGAGTGAGCTTTTTGAGCAAATAGACTTTTTTGTAGACTCCGTTTCTGCTTATAACTGTGATTTTGTATTATTCCCCGAATACTTTAATGCTCCACTAATGGCAAAATCGAACGACTTGAATGAATCTCAGGCTATTCGTAAACTTGCTGAATATACAGAGGAAATTAGAGATCGATTTATTGAATTAGCTATTAGCCATAATATTAATATTATAACAGGAAGTATGCCCTATAAAAATAGGGATACAGGTAATCTTCTAAATGTAGGTTTTTTGTGTAGAAGAGATGGTACTTATGAGATGTATGAGAAAATACATGTTACTCCCGATGAAGAAAAAAGCTGGGGACTTCGAGGAGGGGATAGAGTAAAAGCTTTTGATACCGATTGTGCTAAAATAGGAGTATTAATCTGTTATGATTCGGAATT is part of the Bacteroides coprosuis DSM 18011 genome and harbors:
- a CDS encoding Conserved hypothetical protein CHP02453 (COGs: COG5587 conserved hypothetical protein~InterPro IPR012808~KEGG: bth:BT_0769 hypothetical protein~PFAM: Conserved hypothetical protein CHP02453~SPTR: Putative uncharacterized protein;~TIGRFAM: Conserved hypothetical protein CHP02453~IMG reference gene:2504107099~PFAM: Conserved hypothetical protein (DUF2461)~TIGRFAM: TIGR02453 family protein), whose product is MELEKVYHFLTEVEKNNNRDWFAENKGMYEEAQSVFEDFVQLVINRIAIFDPAVMVVEPKDCTFRIYRDIRFSPNKLPYKTHMGAYINVKGRKSDYCGYYVHLQPGKSFLGGGSIGLPTKRLTRIREQIMERIDEYIDIVEDPKFKKYFPIIGMDFLKTAPKGFSKDYKYIDYLRCKEYICSYDVTDDFFLNPSCLDEIGEVFQQNKRFADFINSALGY
- a CDS encoding 1,4-alpha-glucan branching enzyme (COGs: COG0296 1 4-alpha-glucan branching enzyme~InterPro IPR004193:IPR006047:IPR006048:IPR006589~KEGG: bfs:BF2338 putative hydrolase~PFAM: Alpha-amylase, C-terminal all beta; Glycosyl hydrolase, family 13, catalytic domain; Glycoside hydrolase, family 13, N-terminal~PRIAM: 1,4-alpha-glucan branching enzyme~SMART: Glycosyl hydrolase, family 13, subfamily, catalytic domain~SPTR: Putative uncharacterized protein;~IMG reference gene:2504107100~PFAM: Alpha amylase, C-terminal all-beta domain; Carbohydrate-binding module 48 (Isoamylase N-terminal domain); Alpha amylase, catalytic domain): MKKQTLPIIQNDPWLKPYESAIVGRHEAVLSKEKDLTNDGAFSLSDFATGYLYFGLHQTKEGWVIREWAPNATSLFLIGTFSFWTEQSEYQFQRKENGVWELNIPQGVLVHGEIYKLKVYWNGGSGERIPAWATRVVQDPSTNIFSAQVWSPEQPYKFKHKNFVPQRDPLLIYECHIGMAQEEEKVGTYKEFQENVLPRIVDAGYNCIQIMAIQEHPYYGSFGYHVSSFFAASSRFGTPEELKELIDTAHGMGVSVIMDLVHSHAAKNEVEGLGNFAGDPNQYFYAGERREHKQWDSLCFDYGKNEVLHFLLSNCKYWLEEYNFDGFRFDGVTSMLYYSHGMGESFTNYSDYYNGYQDDNAIVYLTLANELIHDVKKKAFTVAEEVSGMPGLALPFKSGGYGFDYRMAMNIPDYWIKLIKDHIDEDWKPSSMFWEVTNRRKDEKTISYAESHDQALVGDKTIIFRLIDSDMYWHMQKGDENYRVNRGLALHKMIRLLTASTMNGGYLNFMGNEFGHPEWIDFPREGNGWSHKYARRQWSLVDNKNLNFHHLADFGKAMLALFAERPKFQDLETEEIWHNDGDQILAYQRGDLLFVFNFNPVQSFTDYGFLVEPGKYKVVLNTDSKSLGGFGFSDDNIDHFTHGDPLYKKENKEWLKLYIPARSAVVLKRSK
- a CDS encoding glycoside hydrolase family 31 (COGs: COG1501 Alpha-glucosidase family 31 of glycosyl hydrolase~InterPro IPR000322~KEGG: bfs:BF1332 putative alpha-glucosidase II~PFAM: Glycoside hydrolase, family 31~SPTR: Putative uncharacterized protein;~IMG reference gene:2504107101~PFAM: Glycosyl hydrolases family 31), whose translation is MVSCFLLVATMLFAQTGYQKSTIPSLPNEKWWGGLVALGSQMPFASDTEKYDLATQNFNNQVVPLFVSSQGRYIWSNHPFTFQFKSDTLLIESSYEKIEPIEAGTTLKEAYLKASQKHFPASEVLPDALFFSKPQYNTWIELMYNQNQKDVLEYANQIIANKFPTGILMIDDNWQKYYGNFDFKPEKFPTPKKMIEELHAKDFKVMLWVCPFVSPDSPEFRELSAKDLLIKEKGSGNPALIHWWNGFSACYDMTNSEAVKHIKSQLDKLCAEYGIDGFKFDAGDVAYMTGDYEFYDPKATPTIFSQKWAELGLQYSFNELRTSWQLGGQALVQRLGDKDYSWQASSLLIPDMITAGLLGYPYTCPDMIGGGQFGSFLNIDSDSFDQELIVRSCQLHALMPMMQFSVAPWRILDADHLAICAEFAHLHEQFGVYILETAKQSAQTGEPILRNMEYTYPHEGFIDCKDQFMLGDKYLVAPMIHKGDERSVKLPKGVWKDDLGKVFKGPKMIKTRVPINRLPYYTKLK
- a CDS encoding glycosyl transferase family 2 (COGs: COG0463 Glycosyltransferase involved in cell wall biogenesis~InterPro IPR001173~KEGG: rbi:RB2501_11467 putative glycosyltransferase~PFAM: Glycosyl transferase, family 2~SPTR: Glycosyl transferase family 2;~IMG reference gene:2504107102~PFAM: Glycosyl transferase family 2) is translated as MVQPPFFISVIITTYNQPAWLERVLVGYNHQNFKDFEVVIADDGSSDETIKLIERYKKIVSYPIQHIWHTDEGFRKCTILNKAIIASKGNYLLLTDGDCIPRADFLEVHAKYAEKGYFLSGGMYRTTLDVAHKIQLEDISTQRCFDIDYMRSLGQPRRFFKDLKLSLKYPKLKNFLNSITPANASWNGHNSSGWKEDIVKINGFNEKMKYGGLDRELGERLFNLGIKSKQIRYSAICVHLEHKRGYVTAENWKNNYAIRKKTRREKLQWIEEGISTHL
- a CDS encoding hypothetical protein (KEGG: fph:Fphi_1066 serine permease~SPTR: Interferon-induced transmembrane protein;~IMG reference gene:2504107103~PFAM: Interferon-induced transmembrane protein), which produces MEQIKKYPKTWLQEAILLSLILPPLGLAALFYAAKVTPLFLYGNKEASHFYAHRAKRFVKIGFFFLIALVTFAILISLFALFLFKIMPRY